The stretch of DNA CCCTTCGTCTGCCAGCTCCTCCATCACTTTCAGAACCTCCTGGACCAGTTCGGGATCGAGTGCCGATGTCGGCTCGTCGAACAGCATGAGCTTTGGCTTCTGGGCAAGCGCCCGCGCAATCGCGACGCGCTGTTGCTGGCCGCCGGACAGCTCGAGTGGTGAGGCTTCGGCGCGGTGCGTCATATGGACTTTGGCCAGCATCTCCAAAGCCAGTTCGCGTGCCTCGGCGGCAGGCAGACCGCGCACCTTGCGCGCCGCGATCGCCACGTTTTCCGTCACCGACAGATGCGGCCAGAGATTGAAGAGCTGGAAGACCATGCCCATCTCGGCGCGCTGCGGTGCAAGTTGCCGGTCGCTCATGATACGGCCATTGTGCGTACCGATCCGCTCGCCATCGAGGCG from Rhizobium leguminosarum bv. trifolii WSM1325 encodes:
- a CDS encoding ABC transporter related (PFAM: ABC transporter related~SMART: AAA ATPase~KEGG: pol:Bpro_1390 ABC transporter related), which translates into the protein MNALLSVAGLRKSYGPIEVLKGIDFDVAPGEKIALIGPSGSGKSTCLRCMNFLEKPSAGEIRLDGERIGTHNGRIMSDRQLAPQRAEMGMVFQLFNLWPHLSVTENVAIAARKVRGLPAAEARELALEMLAKVHMTHRAEASPLELSGGQQQRVAIARALAQKPKLMLFDEPTSALDPELVQEVLKVMEELADEGRTMLIVTHEIAFAREIADRVLFLDGGTIVESGPARQVITAPREARTQAFLNKIRH